A single genomic interval of Gossypium raimondii isolate GPD5lz chromosome 11, ASM2569854v1, whole genome shotgun sequence harbors:
- the LOC105802079 gene encoding uncharacterized protein LOC105802079, whose protein sequence is MGRSHSGSPKLSLGRSLPRVRVHSPSLRRKSAANCFENDQQAAEFLGDGGDTDNLIYNERGNKVMVVVDSSLESKAALEWALSYAIQDHDSIVLLHVAKPRRREWSNKKRNARAHELLHSMKNICQMNKPGVEVEVAKVEGKEKGPVIVEAAKQRKVSILVLGQRKRCVIWRLLRRWYGKRRGSGGGVVDYCIENAPSSCKTMAVRRKSNQLGGYLITTKLHKNFWLLA, encoded by the exons ATGGGTCGATCACATTCTGGGTCACCAAAATTGAGCCTCGGCCGATCCCTGCCTCGAGTTCGCGTCCACTCACCGTCTCTCCGGCGGAAATCAGCCGCGAATTGCTTCGAAAACGATCAGCAAGCAGCGGAGTTCTTAGGTGACGGCGGCGATACTGATAATCTTATCTACAATGAACGCGGGAATAAGGTTATGGTGGTGGTTGATTCGAGCCTGGAATCTAAGGCAGCGCTTGAGTGGGCATTATCTTACGCTATTCAAGATCATGATTCCATTGTTCTTCTTCATGTAGCCAAGCCCAGAAGAAGAG AGTGGTCTAATAAGAAACGTAATGCAAGGGCACATGAATTGCTTCACTCCATGAAAAATATTTGTCAGATGAACAAGCCAGGG GTTGAAGTTGAGGTGGCGAAGGTTGAAGGAAAGGAGAAGGGTCCAGTAATTGTGGAGGCAGCAAAGCAACGAAAAGTGTCCATTTTGGTGTTAGGGCAAAGGAAGAGATGCGTGATTTGGCGTTTATTAAGGAGATGGTATGGAAAGAGAAGAGGCAGTGGCGGCGGAGTTGTTGATTACTGCATTGAAAACGCTCCTTCGTCGTGCAAGACGATGGCCGTGAGGAGGAAGAGCAACCAGCTTGGTGGCTACTTGATTACCACGAAGCTTCACAAGAATTTCTGGCTTTTGGCTTGA
- the LOC105802078 gene encoding probable UDP-arabinopyranose mutase 2 has translation MADPATISPATLLKDELDIVIPTIRNLDFLEMWRPFFQPYHLIIVQDGDPSKAIKVPEGFDYELYNRNDINRILGPKASCISFKDSACRCFGYMISKKKYIYTIDDDCFVAKDPSGKDINALEQHIKNLLSPSTPFFFNTLYDPYRAGADFVRGYPFSLREGVPTAVSHGLWLNIPDYDAPTQLVKPLERNTRYVDAVMTIPKGTLFPMCGMNLAFDRELIGPAMYFGLMGDGQPIGRYDDMWAGWCTKVICDHLGWGVKTGLPYIWHSKASNPFVNLRKEYKGIYWQEELIPFFQSVTLPKDCTSVQKCYTEIAKQVKAKLGKVDDYFNKLADAMVTWIEAWDELNPSGASKSSDLPNGASK, from the exons ATGGCGGATCCAGCGACTATCTCACCAGCCACGCTGTTGAAAGATGAGCTTGACATCGTGATTCCCACCATTAGGAACTTAGATTTCTTGGAGATGTGGAGACCTTTTTTCCAACCTTACCATCTCATCATAGTTCAAGACGGCGATCCTTCAAAGGCTATCAAAGTTCCTGAAGGCTTTGATTACGAGCTTTACAACAGGAACGATATCAATAGGATTTTGGGTCCTAAAGCTTCTTGCATCTCTTTCAAGGACTCTGCTTGTCGGTGCTTTGGATACATGATTTCCAAGAAGAAGTACATCTATACCATTGACGACGATTGTTTC GTTGCTAAAGATCCATCTGGAAAAGACATTAATGCATTGGAGCAGCACATAAAGAACCTTCTGAGTCCCTCTACTCCGTTTTTCTTCAACACCCTTTACGATCCATACCGAGCTGGTGCCGATTTTGTTCGCGGGTACCCATTTAGTCTCCGCGAGGGTGTTCCCACCGCCGTGTCTCACGGTCTCTGGCTCAACATCCCGGATTATGACGCACCAACTCAGCTTGTCAAGCCTCTTGAGAGGAACACCAG GTACGTTGATGCTGTTATGACAATACCTAAGGGAACCTTGTTTCCCATGTGTGGTATGAATCTTGCATTCGACCGTGAGTTGATCGGCCCGGCAATGTACTTTGGACTCATGGGCGATGGCCAACCTATTGGACGATACGATGATATGTGGGCTGGCTGGTGCACCAAG GTTATATGCGATCACCTCGGATGGGGAGTGAAGACCGGATTGCCATACATTTGGCACAGCAAAGCAAGCAACCCATTCGTGAATCTTAGGAAAGAATACAAAGGCATCTACTGGCAAGAAGAGTTGATCCCATTCTTCCAATCGGTTACCCTTCCGAAGGACTGCACCAGCGTTCAAAAATGCTACACTGAAATCGCCAAGCAGGTGAAGGCGAAACTCGGCAAGGTCGATGACTACTTTAACAAGCTTGCAGATGCTATGGTGACATGGATTGAAGCATGGGATGAGCTGAATCCATCAGGTGCCTCAAAATCTTCTGATTTGCCTAATGGTGCCTCGAAATAA
- the LOC105802080 gene encoding hexosyltransferase GAUT11, translating to MRRRATDYRRPVRRRFSHWICALLGLFVVAVLVLFVVHHNHNEDRVEHPVHEDDSRMERVVHEKLNLTEEILSATSLSRQLAEQMTLAKAYVVIAKEHNNFHLAWELSSMIRSCQLLLSKAAMRGKPITLEEAEPIISRLSSLIYKAEDAHYDIATTIVTMKSHIQALEERANAATVQSTVFGQLVAEAFPKSLHCLILKLSADWLKRLPLQDLANERRNSPRLVDNNLYHFCLFSDNVLATSVVINSTISNADHSKQIVFHIITNGVSYGAMQAWFLSNDFKGATIEVQNIEEFSWLNVSYAPILKQLLDVDSRTYYFGENPDVEPKLRNPKYISLLNHLRFYIPEIYPQLEKIVFLDDDVVVQKDLTPLFSLDLHGNVNGAVETCLEAYHRYYKYLNFSNPIISSKFDPQACGWAFGMNVFDLIAWRKANVTARYHYWQEQNSDKTLWKLGTLPVGLLAFYGLTEPLDRRWHVLGLGYDLNIDNRLIESAAVIHFNGNMKPWLKLAIGRYKPLWERYINLSHPYLQECVTS from the exons ATGCGGCGGCGGGCCACCGATTACCGGCGCCCGGTCCGAAGGAGGTTTTCGCATTGGATCTGTGCGTTGCTTGGGCTGTTTGTTGTTGCTGTATTGGTTTTATTTGTAGTTCATCATAATCATAATGAAGATCGGGTCGAACATCCTGTTCAT GAGGACGATTCAAGAATGGAGCGGGTTGTTCATGAGAAGTTAAACTTGACTGAAGAGATATTGAGTGCTACATCATTGTCTCGGCAGTTGGCAGAACAAATGACACTTGCTAAAGCTTATGTTGTAATTGCAAAAGAGCACAATAACTTTCACCTTGCGTGGGAGCTAAGCTCAATGATTCGTAGTTGCCAGCTTTTGCTTTCAAAAGCTGCAATGAGAGGGAAGCCTATCACACTGGAGGAAGCAGAGCCAATAATTAGCCGCCTATCGTCTCTAATATACAAGGCAGAAGATGCTCATTATGACATTGCAACTACGATAGTGACGATGAAATCTCATATTCAAGCTCTTGAAGAGCGAGCCAATGCTGCAACTGTTCAGAGTACAGTGTTTGGACAATTGGTAGCTGAGGCATTTCCTAAGAGTCTTCACTGCCTCATTCTCAAGCTTTCGGCTGATTGGCTTAAAAGGCTGCCCCTTCAAGACCTTGCAAACGAGCGGAGAAACTCTCCTCGACTCGTGGACAACAATCTCTATcatttttgcttattttcagACAATGTTCTGGCTACCTCAGTTGTCATTAATTCTACAATTTCCAATGCTGATCATTCTAAACAAATAGTTTTCCACATTATCACTAATGGGGTTAGCTATGGTGCTATGCAAGCTTGGTTCCTTAGCAATGACTTCAAGGGGGCCACGATAGAGGTGCAGAACATCGAGGAATTTTCATGGTTGAATGTTTCATATGCTCCCATCCTAAAGCAGCTACTGGATGTAGATTCAAGGACCTATTATTTCGGGGAAAATCCTGATGTTGAGCCAAAATTGCGGAACCCTAAATATATTTCCTTGTTGAATCACCTTCGGTTTTACATACCAGAGATCTATCCGCAACTTGAGAAGATAGTATTCCTTGATGATGATGTTGTTGTGCAGAAAGATCTAACTCCGCTTTTCTCATTGGATTTGCATGGAAATGTAAATGGGGCAGTGGAGACTTGTCTCGAGGCATATCATCGTTACTACAAGTATCTGAATTTCTCAAATCCAATCATCAGCTCGAAATTCGATCCGCAAGCATGTGGATGGGCATTTGGCATGAATGTTTTTGATCTAATTGCCTGGAGGAAAGCGAATGTTACTGCAAGATACCATTACTGGCAGGAGCAAAACTCTGATAAGACACTTTGGAAACTTGGAACTCTTCCTGTTGGCCTTTTAGCTTTCTACGGGCTGACAGAACCACTTGATCGGAGATGGCATGTGTTAGGTTTAGGTTACGATCTTAACATCGACAACCGCCTGATCGAGAGTGCAGCAGTCATTCACTTCAATGGAAACATGAAGCCATGGCTAAAACTAGCCATCGGAAGGTATAAGCCTCTATGGGAAAGGTACATAAATCTTAGCCACCCATATCTCCAAGAATGTGTCACAAGTTAG
- the LOC105802081 gene encoding isoaspartyl peptidase/L-asparaginase 1 translates to MGWAIALHGGAGDIPHSLPPDRRLPREAGLRHCLDVGIAALKAHKHPLDVVELVVRELENYPHFNAGKGSVLTSSGTVEMEASIMDGKSKKCGAVSGLSTVVNAVSLARLVMEKTPHIYLGFHGAEAFAREQGVEAADPSYFITPENIERLKQAQDANRVQIDYTQPVQKEAKDAAATIPNGDSQIGTVGCVAVDSEGNLASATSTGGLVNKMAGRIGDSPIIGAGTYANHLCAVSATGKGEAMIRGTVARDVAAVMEFKGLSLKEAAAYVIDQVPPGNAGLVAVSSTGEIATVFNTTGMFRACASEDGYSEVAIWDSPLK, encoded by the exons ATGGGGTGGGCTATAGCACTCCATGGAGGCGCCGGTGACATCCCACATTCTCTGCCACCAGACCGCCGCCTCCCTCGTGAAGCTGGTCTCCGCCACTGCCTTGACGTTGGCATCGCCGCTCTCAAAGCCCATAAGCACCCTTTGGATGTTGTTGAACTTGTG gttcGTGAACTGGAAAACTACCCACATTTCAATGCTGGGAAAGGATCAGTGTTAACTTCATCAGGCACGGTTGAGATGGAAGCTTCGATAATGGATGGAAAGAGCAAGAAATGTGGGGCTGTTTCAGGTCTCAGCACCGTTGTTAATGCCGTATCACTGGCAAGGTTAGTCATGGAGAAAACTCCTCATATATATCTGGGATTTCATGGTGCTGAGGCCTTTGCTAGGGAACAG GGTGTTGAGGCTGCTGACCCCAGCTATTTTATCACTCCAGAAAACATTGAAAGGCTTAAGCAGGCACAAGATGCTAACAGAGTTCag ATTGATTACACCCAACCAGTTCAAAAAGAGGCGAAGGATGCTGCTGCTACAATTCCTAATGGCGATAGCCAAATTGGTACGGTTGGATGTGTGGCGGTGGACAGCGAAGGAAATCTGGCTTCGGCAACATCCACTGGTGGACTAGTGAACAAAATGGCGGGTCGAATTGGCGATTCTCCAATAATCGGTGCAGGGACTTACGCCAACCATCTCTGTGCAGTTTCAGCAACCGGAAAAGGCGAAGCCATGATCCGTGGCACTGTCGCAAGGGATGTCGCTGCTGTTATGGAGTTCAAAGGTCTTTCGCTCAAAGAAGCAGCGGCTTACGTTATAGACCAAGTTCCGCCGGGCAATGCTGGGTTGGTCGCTGTGTCATCGACTGGAGAAATCGCCACGGTGTTCAATACTACCGGAATGTTTCGTGCTTGTGCCAGTGAAGATGGATATTCAGAGGTTGCCATATGGGATTCTCCATTGAAGTAA